In Vidua macroura isolate BioBank_ID:100142 chromosome 9, ASM2450914v1, whole genome shotgun sequence, the genomic window GACCCCTCTGTAGGAGATGAGCCCTGCCTGGAGGAATGGAGACCAAAGGCACCACATGATGGTCCTGTTACTGACACACAGGCACAGTAATGAAGGCAAAGGTGACAGCTGAGTGTGGGTCATCCATCTGTCCACCAGCCTCTGCTTGAGCTCCTTCTCTGTCCTGGCCATCCCTCAAGTGCAGACTCTCTGCTGGCCCTGCCACCATGACAAACCTTCACAGAGGAGTCACCCAGGACTGAATCTCTTTGGGGGTGTTGGTGCTTAATTCCCACGTGGCTCAAAGCTTTTTGTCCACTGAGAAGTGGGAGCTGAACCTGAATCTTCTTGCTGGGCAGTGAGCAGAGGGCATGGGAGGGACCTCTCTGCCTCCCTGGTTAGttgggagctggggatgcaCAAGCTGAGGGAACAGATGCTTGCTGTTTGCTGGAGAAAGCAATGGGGACTGAGATCAGTAACCAATTCCCCCTCCCCAAGTTTTCCAGCACCAGGGAATCTCTCTGCATGTGACATTTGGCTGAGGAGGGCCACCCAGCAGGAATATGTGGCACTACCTCACCTGTTTGGTTGtcaaaccaaccccaaaccacCCTGATAGGGAAGGTGAAGCTGGTGATAACACCTGCAGGATCAATCTTGACAAGAACTCGAGAAAGTTTGCACTGGAGCTGACCCAGGCAAGCAAAGTTTTGTGTGCCAAACTTCGTGTGGATAAAGATTGAGCAGATTTTTCCAATGTCACCAGTTCTGGAGGAGAAAACAGGCACACTGATAATTTGGAAGTGATGACATCTTAAATTTATGTTCCTCTCTCCGACCTCTTCCATAAGCCATGCTTAGAAAACCCAGGAAACCCAGCTGGCATTCCTCCAAGCCTGGGAGGAAGTCTGGAATAAAACCCAAAGAGAAGAGCTATGAaagtgcctggagctggggtgTCCATCCTGCCTTTGTGCTGTTCCTTGAAAATTGGGATGTTTTTACGAGGCTGTTGGGAAGTTTATGGGTCCAGCCTGGTGCTGACTTTGCTCTTCCCAAGGGCTTCCCATCTGAGATGGTGGAAATGCCCCTTCTGATGGATAACAATAACGCCTAAAGGGGCTGCAAGCCCCGGGGACCTCCTCGCTCAGTCATTTTCTCCTCTGGCAGGTCTTCCATGAGCTTCTCCCTCTCAAACCTGGCACCTTTCTTGTCTTACAGGCTCTCTCATGCCTTGCCTCGCTCTTCTCCCCTCCTAAACCCTTCTCCTGAAGGATGGCAGCCGCCTCTTTCCGCTACGGCCTGACCATCACGGGGGCCGTGCTGCTGGTGACGGGCACGCTGTGCTTCGCCTGGTGGAGTGACGGCGAGGTGGGCTCCGGCAGCGGGGCTCGCCTCCTGCCTCCCCGGGAAGCCGAGGCcgtccccagctcctcctcctccagcgcCCTGCTCCGCTCCgtcagcttcttctgctgcgGCATCGGCGGCATCCTGCTCATCTTCGGCCTCCTGTGGTCCGTGAAGGCCAACGCCAGGGTGGTGTCCCGGCGCTACCAGTACCATTTCCCCAGGGACCTGCAGTACTTCACGGCGGAGCCTCCGGAGAAGTGGAACTGCAGGTGGGAGCCTCGTCCCTGCCAGCGCCTGGGTGGGCAGAGGTGGAGGACGGGTCTGGCTGTCGCTGAGCCTAAAcctgctcccagccttgctGGCTGGTGGACTCACAGAGGCGGCgacactgctctgtgctctcctcctgccccccgAGCGGATGCTCCTGCTCATTAATGTCAGCCCGAGCCCCGCAGTCCCCTCCGTGCCCACCCCCTCCGTGCCCACGCT contains:
- the TMEM61 gene encoding transmembrane protein 61, whose translation is MAAASFRYGLTITGAVLLVTGTLCFAWWSDGEVGSGSGARLLPPREAEAVPSSSSSSALLRSVSFFCCGIGGILLIFGLLWSVKANARVVSRRYQYHFPRDLQYFTAEPPEKWNCSTWDASAIPTYEEALTCRPAHAAPAYVQPPGRKEELTPPLYRYLEEDESWQGGRRRSSSDSALFRPSPSWLDAAQPQEPQATPPPSYENISVRGL